A stretch of the Microcebus murinus isolate Inina chromosome 6, M.murinus_Inina_mat1.0, whole genome shotgun sequence genome encodes the following:
- the GPR132 gene encoding putative G-protein coupled receptor 132, protein MQGNATLATACAPWAPENCNVSFEESRVVLVVVYSAVCTLGLPANCLTAGLTLLQARQGNVLAVYLFCLALCELLYAGTLPLWVVYVQNGHCWTLGLWACKATAYIFFCNIYVSILFLCCISCDRFVAVAYALESRGRRRQKTAVAISASIFVLVGLVHYPVFGMEDRQTCFEALHMDGRVAGYHYARFAAGFAAPLSIIAFTNHRILRSVRRSQGLTAAQKARVRRSAVAVVLIFLLCFAPYHLVLLVKAAAFSYYQGDPGAVCAFEARVYTVSVVFLCLSTVNSVADPIIYVLATDHSRQEVSRIHKGWKNWSMKTDVTKLTCSKDSGNAGSPTALTSHYAFSGPVPPPGSPCPLWRLGEESC, encoded by the coding sequence GCAACGCCACCCTGGCGACCGCCTGCGCGCCGTGGGCGCCCGAGAACTGCAACGTGTCGTTCGAGGAGAGCAGGGTGGTCCTGGTGGTGGTGTACAGCGCGGTGTGCACGCTGGGCCTGCCGGCCAACTGCCTGACCGCGGGGCTCACGCTGCTGCAGGCGCGGCAGGGCAACGTGCTGGCTGTCTACCTGTTCTGCCTGGCGCTGTGCGAGCTGCTCTACGCGGGCACGCTGCCGCTCTGGGTCGTCTACGTGCAGAACGGGCACTGCTGGACCCTGGGCCTGTGGGCCTGCAAGGCCACCGCCTACATCTTCTTCTGCAACATCTACGTCAGCATCCTCTTCCTGTGCTGCATCTCCTGCGACCGCTTCGTGGCGGTGGCCTACGCCCTGGAGAGCAGGGGCCGCCGCCGCCAGAAGACCGCCGTGGCCATCTCCGCGTCCATCTTCGTCCTGGTGGGGCTGGTCCACTACCCGGTGTTCGGCATGGAGGACAGGCAGACCTGCTTCGAGGCCCTGCACATGGACGGCAGGGTGGCCGGGTACCACTACGCGCGCTTCGCCGCCGGCTTCGCCGCGCCACTGTCCATCATCGCCTTCACCAACCACCGCATCCTCAGGAGCGTCAGGCGGAGCCAGGGCCTGACCGCCGCCCAGAAGGCGCGGGTGAGGCGCTCGGCCGTGGCGGTGGTCCTCATCTTCCTGCTGTGCTTCGCGCCCTACCACCTGGTGCTGCTCGTCAAGGCGGCCGCCTTCTCCTACTACCAGGGGGACCCCGGCGCCGTGTGCGCCTTCGAGGCCAGAGTCTACACGGTCTCCGTGGTGTTTCTGTGCCTGTCCACGGTGAACAGCGTGGCCGACCCCATCATCTACGTGCTGGCCACGGACCATTCTCGGCAGGAGGTGTCCAGAATCCACAAGGGGTGGAAAAACTGGTCCATGAAGACGGATGTCACCAAGCTCACGTGCTCCAAGGACTCGGGGAACGCGGGGTCCCCCACGGCGCTCACAAGCCACTACGCCTTCTCCGGGCCTGTCCCCCCGCCAGGCTCCCCGTGCCCGCTGTGGAGGCTGGGCGAGGAGTCCTGCTGA